One segment of Falco peregrinus isolate bFalPer1 chromosome 4, bFalPer1.pri, whole genome shotgun sequence DNA contains the following:
- the LOC129784316 gene encoding uncharacterized protein LOC129784316 — MRLCLGLCGTAPRKSSPKSFHRDASSLDDITWQGREAGKQAGAQWTKGAQEITSSTTHRVHCPASLDLKPMPSWQSITGEAFPTKEDELVPLVSLPLQGSPGTPGCTHAGTTAEMTVGTRTCWLLPGHQEANGLFPTPATNLFSPACTELNQQETRGEVTGRREVDASHLVGCGFWGGTTTASWKSSPLSPFHKKESHTSAPATGCSSPTMENTGETPSFPSHTL, encoded by the exons ATGAGGCTGTGCCTTGGGCTGTGTGGTACTGCACCAAGAAAAAGTAGTCCCAAATCGTTCCACAGGGATGCTTCCAGCCTGGATGACATCACATGGCAAGGCAGAGAAGCAGGCAAGCAGGCTGGAGCTCAGTGGACCAAAGGAGCGCAGGAGATAACAAGCAGCACAACCCACAG AGTACACTGCCCCGCCAGCCTAGATCTGAAGCCAATGCCAAGCTGGCAGAGCATCACGGGAGAAGCCTTCCCAACAAAGGAGGATGAACTTGTGCCGCTTGTGTCCCTCCCCTTGCAAGGGAGCCCTGGGACACCGGGCTGCACCCATGCTGGCACCACAGCGGAGATGACTGTGGGGACCCGAACCTGTTGGCTCCTTCCAGGGCACCAAGAAGCGAATGGACTGTTTCCTACCCCAGCCACGAACCTCTTCTCACCAGCCTGCACGGAGTTAAACCAACAAGAAACCAGAGGCGAGGTgacagggaggagggaggtcGATGCATCCCACTTGGTCGGCTGCGGTTTCTGGGGAGGCACAACCACAGCATCATGGAAAAGTTCACCGTTATCACCGTTTCATAAAAAAGAGTCGCACACCTCTGCCCCTGCCACAGGGTGCTCCTCTCCAACTATGGAAAACACAGGGGAAACTCCAAGTTTTCCTTCACACACATTATGA